The following coding sequences lie in one Oncorhynchus kisutch isolate 150728-3 linkage group LG17, Okis_V2, whole genome shotgun sequence genomic window:
- the LOC109908118 gene encoding high mobility group protein HMG-I/HMG-Y translates to MSDKGTISTKEGAEKRGRGRPRKQPPVKSGSDEPSGSPTPKRPRGRPKGSKNKTVTKGKKTPAASTAGMKRRGRPKKEEKEEQTAKESSSEEGEEEEDQ, encoded by the exons ATGAGTGATAAGGGCACCATTTCAACAAAAGAGGGAGCAGAGAAGAGGGGACGTGGAAGGCCAAGGAAACAGCCACCGGTGAAAAGTGGTTCTGAT GAGCCCAGTGGGTCCCCTACCCCAAAGAGGCCCAGGGGAAGGCCAAAAGGCAGCAAGAATAAGACTGTCACCAAGGGCAAG AAGACACCAGCAGCCTCAACTGCAGGGATGAAACGCAGGGGAAGACCTAAGAAGGAG GAAAAGGAGGAACAGACAGCCAAGGAATCATCAtctgaagaaggagaggaggaggaagaccagTAA
- the LOC109907021 gene encoding cytokine-inducible SH2-containing protein-like, with product MIIPTSAPDKYLNAIRLKDCKLESCQSASRLREDVALLQRAMSHLRESGWYWGPLTATQAKQVLIKAPEGTFLLRDSSYQGYLLTLSVKTSLGPTHLHIEHGTGMFGFDPVIVSWPRMRRVEGAVDLVPCQASGQLKGETQSSKGNRRSKPSAPCRENSAAQAHLPPP from the exons ATGATTATACCGACCAGTGCCCCTGACAAATACCTCAACGCAATCCGGCTAAAGGACTGCAAGCTGGAGTCATGTCAAAGTGCGTCAAGACTAAGAGAGGATGTCGCACTGTTGCAAAGAGCCATGTCTCATCTTCGGGAGTCAG GCTGGTACTGGGGCCCCCTGACAGCTACTCAGGCTAAACAAGTTCTGATTAAAGCTCCAGAGGGGACTTTCCTGTTGCGGGACAGCTCCTACCAGGGCTACCTCCTCACCCTGTCTGTGAAGACCAGCCTTGGCCCCACACACCTCCACATAGAGCATGGCACTGGCATGTTTGGCTTCGACCCTGTGATTGTGTCATGGCCACGAATGCGGAGGGTTGAGGGGGCTGTAGATCTGGTGCCTTGCCAAGCTTCTGGTCAGTTAAAAGGAGAGACTCAGAGCTCAAAAGGAAACAGGAGGAGCAAACCATCCGCCCCCTGTAGAGAGAACTCTGCAGCTCAAGCTCATCTGCCCCCTCCATAA
- the LOC109908117 gene encoding small integral membrane protein 29 has product MNSTTQPPAPIDRDVAVSSLLVPFFLITFIGIAAAVVLYVRKKRRIDRLRHQLLPVYTYDPSEELHEVEQEMLWKEEDTKVVKGWARSYQQQRPLLMKDTHA; this is encoded by the exons ATGAACAGCACTACTCAGCCCCCTGCCCCCATAGACAGGGATGTGGCAGTCAGCTCATTGTTGGTACCATTCTTCCTGATCACCTTCATCGGGATAGCTGCAGCTGTG GTGCTGTATGTGCGCAAGAAGAGAAG AATTGACAGGCTTCGGCACCAGTTGCTTCCAGTCTATACTTACGACCCCTCTGAAGAATTACATGAAGTTGAACAGGAAATGCTGTGGAAAGAGGAAGATACTAAG GTGGTGAAGGGTTGGGCACGATCATACCAGCAGCAAAGACCCCTGTTGATGAAAGATACCCATGCATGA